A region of the Acidimicrobiales bacterium genome:
GCGGGCCTCGAGGTTCTGCTTGACCTTCTTCTCGTAGCCCGACTGGGTGTGGACCACGAACCAGCGGCCCGGCCGGGTGAAGGGGTTGTCGATCGGAGCCGCCGCCTGCGCGAGCAGCTCCTCGTCGGAAATGACTTCGGGGTCGTCGCTGTTCTCTGCCTCCGGCAAGGCGACTTCGTCGCCGCCTGCGGCCGATTCAACCGCCTCGTCGGGGGTCTCTACATCGTCCGAGGCTTCGGGGGTCTCCGAAGTCGGCTCTTCTGCCTCGTTGTCGGTCGTGTCGTCTTCAGTCGGCATGTCAGTGTGGATGTCGCTCATCGTTCGAACAGCTCGAAGATCACCTCGCCGAACGCGAAGTCCAGCGAGGAGATGTATGCGGTCAGGATGACCACCGCCACCAGCACGATGATCGAGTAGTTCCGTACTTCGGAGCGCGTCGGCCAGGCGACCTTGCGCAGCTCCCCGCGCACCTCCCGCACGAACTGGATGGGACCAGTCCGGCCTTCACGTGCCTCGGAGCGCGGCTGCTGGGGCGCCGGGCGCTTGCGCGCCGAAGGCTGGCCCTCGGCGTCAAGCTGTCCTTGGCGCTGCAGCATGCGCTTGGTCTGTCGGTTCATTGCCATGGCAAGGCCCTCGGGTGAGGAGTTGCGGGAGAGCAGGGCAGGAGGGACTCGAACCCCCAACCTGCGGTTTTGGAGACCGCTGCTCTGCCAGTTGAGCTACTGCCCTCTGGGGGTAACCGTGACACTCTACAGCCCGGGCGCGCGGGGGATGAAGTCGCTTGGACGCCGGAGGAGAGAAAGGCGGCCGTCAGCTGACGAGGCGCGCCCGGCGGGTGCGCGTGGTGAAGACGATGGCGCCGACGGCCCCTGCAGCCGTCGCCGCGGCGAGTCCGCCCAGGTAGGCGACACGCCGTCCCGACAGCAGCGAGCGGATGGCGTGGCGCTCGCCGACGCCCTCCAGTCCGGCCAGGATGTCGGCCAGCAGGCCGGGCGCGGGCTCCAGCACCTCGGTGCGCATCGACCGCAGCGCCCGCAGGAGCTTGCGGTGCTGCACCAGCTCGGCCTGGCAGCGCAGGCAACGTTCGACGTGGCGACGGTGGGTGCGACCCAGCTTCACAGCGCCGTCGGCGACGCCCGCGAGATCGTCGGTCAACTCGTCACACTGCATCGTGTGATCCTCTCTCGGTGTCAGAGCGCATGGCTCGCTCCGTCCTCACGGTCGTCGCGACGCCCGAACACCTGCTCACGCAGCTTGTTGCGCGCCCGGTGGAGGCGCACCTTGGCGGCCGACTCGGA
Encoded here:
- the secE gene encoding preprotein translocase subunit SecE; this encodes MAMNRQTKRMLQRQGQLDAEGQPSARKRPAPQQPRSEAREGRTGPIQFVREVRGELRKVAWPTRSEVRNYSIIVLVAVVILTAYISSLDFAFGEVIFELFER